TCCTATCCGCAAATGGGACCTGATCGAACCCTACTGGCCCGCCGTGCGCGACAGCGGCTACGGCCAGGCGGTCGAAATCGCCATGCGCGAACTCTATGGCGTCGGCGAACTCTCCCGCCGAAATATCCCGCGCATCCAGGAAGAATATCTTAAACTCATCCGGCCTGGATTTTATAAAGAGGTATTGGGAAAAATCGCCAATATCGAATCCTGCCAGGTCAATTGCCTTTCCTCTCCTTTCAGCGAAAGCCAGCAGCCGCTTTTGCTCATGCAGGACATAAGCTTCCTTGGAATGCATATGGGACCCAACATCAACGCTTACGCCCCCAAGGCGGGCATTGAAGTCAAAGACCTCTCCGATTGGTATTCCGTCATCGATTGGTGGTTCGAGCATTACGGCCCTTACGCCGTCGCCATCAAATCCCAGGCGGCCTACAGCCGCAATCTGGATTATGAAGACGTCCCCGCCGAACGCGCCGAAGCCGTTTTTAAAAAACGCCTCGACAACACTCCCTTAAGCGACGAAGAAAAAAAACGCCTGGAAGATCATCTTTTCTGGTATTGCGTCCGCAAGGCCGTGGAATGGAATCTTCCAGTGAAACTCCATACCGGCTATTACGCGGGATGCAACCGCATGCCCCTCTCCCGTCTTCAGGGCAATCCCGGCGCCATCACCGGCTTGTGCCTTAAAGCGCCGGACGCCAAATTCGTCTTCATGCACATCTGTTATCCCTATTATGAAGAATTAATCGCGGCGGCCAAACAGTATTCCAACGCTTACATTGACATGTGTTGGGCCTGGATCATCAATCCCAGCGCCAGCGCCGATTTTCTTCAGCATTATCTCGGCGCGGCGCCTTCCAATAAACTGCTTACTTTCGGCGGCGACTATATTCCCGTCGAACCCGTCGTTGGCCACGCCTTCCTAGCCCGCCTGGGCATCCGCAACGCCCTGTCGCGCATGG
The Candidatus Omnitrophota bacterium genome window above contains:
- a CDS encoding amidohydrolase family protein, with translation MSKDPKKLSRREAIRKTGAAAALGGVVGSWTAPAAAQSHPNNICEILEKRIGETPFIDTHEHLIEEEERLQVNHPRIKANDWSFLLSHYIDSDLIVSGMSSKDRDAFLASEVDPIRKWDLIEPYWPAVRDSGYGQAVEIAMRELYGVGELSRRNIPRIQEEYLKLIRPGFYKEVLGKIANIESCQVNCLSSPFSESQQPLLLMQDISFLGMHMGPNINAYAPKAGIEVKDLSDWYSVIDWWFEHYGPYAVAIKSQAAYSRNLDYEDVPAERAEAVFKKRLDNTPLSDEEKKRLEDHLFWYCVRKAVEWNLPVKLHTGYYAGCNRMPLSRLQGNPGAITGLCLKAPDAKFVFMHICYPYYEELIAAAKQYSNAYIDMCWAWIINPSASADFLQHYLGAAPSNKLLTFGGDYIPVEPVVGHAFLARLGIRNALSRMVDEGWLTLDRALALVEPIMNGNARRLFQLEKKTDALRKAPWIK